In one Thermococcus sp. 2319x1 genomic region, the following are encoded:
- a CDS encoding FumA C-terminus/TtdB family hydratase beta subunit encodes MAVKLKTPLTEEDVLKLKAGDLVYLSGVIYTARDLAHRKLLEKAPFDLRGAVIYHCGPIVRKKESGYEIVSAGPTTSARMSRYLEKILSMGVKGIIGKGGMEVGPFREHKAVYFAFTGGAGSLAARSIKRVLDVYWLEELGIPEAVWVLEVKDFPLIVGIDAFGNSLYSNPR; translated from the coding sequence ATGGCAGTAAAGCTAAAAACACCGCTAACCGAGGAGGACGTGCTAAAACTCAAAGCCGGGGACTTGGTTTACCTCTCGGGGGTGATATACACGGCAAGGGATCTCGCCCATAGAAAACTACTGGAAAAAGCCCCCTTTGATTTAAGAGGAGCCGTTATCTATCACTGCGGCCCAATAGTGCGAAAAAAGGAAAGCGGATATGAGATAGTCTCCGCAGGCCCAACAACAAGCGCGAGGATGAGCAGATACCTCGAAAAAATCCTAAGCATGGGCGTTAAAGGCATCATAGGAAAAGGAGGGATGGAAGTAGGGCCTTTCAGAGAGCACAAAGCGGTTTACTTTGCATTTACAGGAGGCGCTGGATCTCTGGCTGCAAGGAGCATAAAGAGGGTTTTAGACGTTTACTGGCTTGAAGAGCTTGGAATTCCCGAGGCGGTTTGGGTTCTGGAGGTTAAGGACTTTCCGCT